The region ATTGGGTGCTGGGTACTAGATACTAGTATTGGATATTTGCTGTTCGCTGCTCGCTTTTCGCTCTTCGAATATCGAAATACGAATGGTGAATAGCGAAATACGAATTACCAAAATGCAAAGGAGGTATGTTATATGAAGAGCAAGTTAAATCTTGATCCGAATGTAATAAATAGTGCTAGAGAGGCTGCAAGAGGTATAGCTGAAGATGTTCAGGAATTTATTGATAGACATACTACAGTTTCAATTGAAAGAACTGTTGCCAGATTATTAGGTATAGATGGAGTGGATGAAATAGACAAACCACTTCCAAATGTTGTGGTAGACAACATTGTTGAAGGAGGAGGACTTCCTTTAGGAGCTGCTTATTGGATAGGTAATGCTATGGTTCAAACAGGAGATGATCCTCAGACTATAGCTGAAAAGGTAAGTAGGGGAGAATTAGACTTAACTAGACTTCCTATTGCAAGTATAGATAAGATTAAAGAAGCTATATATCCAATAGCGGTTAAAACAGTAGAGAGAATAAAGAAAAATAGAGAAAAGAGAGAAGAATATATAAATAGGCTAGGAGAAGGTAGAAAACCATATCTTTATGTAATAGTTGCTACAGGAAACATATATGAAGATGTTATTCAAGCACAGGCAGCTGCTAGACAAGGAGCAGACATAATAGCTGTAATTCGTTCAACAGCTCAGAGTTTACTTGACTATGTGCCATATGGACCAACAACTGAAGGTTTTGGTGGGACTTATGCTACTCAGGAAAACTTTAGAATTATGAGAAAAGCTCTTGATGAAGTAGGAGAAGAAGTAGGAAGATACATCAGATTATGTAACTATTGTTCAGGTCTTTGTATGCCAGAAATTGCAGCGATGGGAGCACTAGAAAGACTAGATGTTATGTTAAATGATGCATTGTATGGTATTCTTTTTAGAGATATCAATATGCAGAGAACTTTAGTTGACCAGTATTTCTCAAGAATTATCAACGGATACGCTGGTATTATCATAAATACAGGAGAAGATAACTACTTAACTACAGCTGATGCTGTAGAAGAAGCTCATACTGTTTTAGCATCTCAGTTTATAAATGAACAGTTTGCACTAAAAGCTGGTATACCAGAAGAACAAATGGGACTTGGACACGCATTTGAAATGAATCCAGACATTGAAAATGGATTTTTATGGGAGTTGGCACAAGCTCAAATGGCTAGAGAAATATTCCCTAAGGCACCACTTAAATATATGCCGCCTACAAAATTCATGACAGGTAATATTTTCAAAGGGCATATACAAGATGCAATGTTTAACTTAGTATCAATAATGACTCATCAGGGTATACAATTACTTGGGATGTTAACTGAGGCGATTCATACACCACATTTACATGATAGAATGCTTTCTATTGAGAATGCTAGATATATTTTTAACAATGCTAGAAACCTAGGAGATGAAATAGAATTTAAAGAAGGCGGAATAATTCAGACTAGAGCACAGGAAGTATTGAAAAAGGCTGAAGAATTACTTAAAGAAATTAGAAGAGAAGGATTATTCTCAACTATAGAAAAAGGTAAGTTTGGAGGAGTAAAAAGGTCAAGAACAGGCGGAAAAGGATTAGAAGGAGTTGCTGCTAAAGCAGAAAATTACTACAATCCGTTCATCCAGTTGATGCTTGGAGGTGACAGATAATGGCTATGGAGAAAGTAGATTTGACAAGAGTAAAACCTTATGGAGATACTTTAAATGATGGAATGATGCAACTTAGTTTTACTTTGCCTGTACCTTATGGTGATGAAGCAGACGAAGCTGCAAGAAGACTAGTAAAGAAAATGGGGCTAGAGGATCCAAGTGTAGTTTATTCTTGTGATTTAGGGGTAGGATATACTTACTTTGTTGTTTATGGTAAGTGTCAGCATACTGTAGATTACACAAAAATAGAAGTACCTAAAGTTGATATAGATGTAATGGATAAATATGAAGTAGAAGCCTATATAAAAGAAAATATT is a window of Caloranaerobacter ferrireducens DNA encoding:
- a CDS encoding lysine 5,6-aminomutase subunit alpha, with protein sequence MKSKLNLDPNVINSAREAARGIAEDVQEFIDRHTTVSIERTVARLLGIDGVDEIDKPLPNVVVDNIVEGGGLPLGAAYWIGNAMVQTGDDPQTIAEKVSRGELDLTRLPIASIDKIKEAIYPIAVKTVERIKKNREKREEYINRLGEGRKPYLYVIVATGNIYEDVIQAQAAARQGADIIAVIRSTAQSLLDYVPYGPTTEGFGGTYATQENFRIMRKALDEVGEEVGRYIRLCNYCSGLCMPEIAAMGALERLDVMLNDALYGILFRDINMQRTLVDQYFSRIINGYAGIIINTGEDNYLTTADAVEEAHTVLASQFINEQFALKAGIPEEQMGLGHAFEMNPDIENGFLWELAQAQMAREIFPKAPLKYMPPTKFMTGNIFKGHIQDAMFNLVSIMTHQGIQLLGMLTEAIHTPHLHDRMLSIENARYIFNNARNLGDEIEFKEGGIIQTRAQEVLKKAEELLKEIRREGLFSTIEKGKFGGVKRSRTGGKGLEGVAAKAENYYNPFIQLMLGGDR